Proteins found in one Salvelinus alpinus chromosome 11, SLU_Salpinus.1, whole genome shotgun sequence genomic segment:
- the LOC139534385 gene encoding prefoldin subunit 2-like, translated as MAANSSSTVSKPSNSTGGKQSGPSAEQVVAAFQRMRSEQRSMASKAAELEMEINEHSLVLETLKDVDPTRKCFRLVGGVLVERTVKEVLPALESNKEQISKIVESLNTQMQTKGRELTEYREKYNIRLVGEGEEGQGKSAASSNGGEGSASKGGAGVLVS; from the exons ATGGCAGCCAACAGTAGCAGCACGGTTAGCAAACCCAGCAACAGTACCGGGGGGAAACAGTCAGGGCCGTCGGCCGAGCAG GTCGTGGCTGCATTCCAGAGGATGCGCTCGGAGCAGCGCAGCATGGCCTCCAAGGCTGCAGAGTTGGAGATGGAGATCAATGAGCATAG CCTAGTCCTTGAGACCCTAAAAGACGTAGACCCAACAAGGAAGTGCTTCCGGCTGGTGGGTGGGGTGCTCGTGGAGAGGACGGTTAAGGAAGTCTTACCAGCTCTGGAAAGCAATAAAGAACAG ATCTCAAAGATTGTAGAATCCCTCAACACACAGATGCAGACGAAAGGCCGGGAGCTCACAGAGTACCGGGAAAAATACAACATCCGATTGGtgggagaaggggaggaaggCCAGGGCAAATCTGCAGCGTCCTCCAATGGGGGCGAAGGGAGCGCGTCTAAAGGCGGTGCCGGTGTTCTAGTTTCGTAG